The following nucleotide sequence is from Streptomyces brevispora.
CCGGCCGGTGTCGGTCTTCGGCGCGCTCCCCGCCTCGGGCGAGGCGGGCTTCGACGGGGCCGTGGACGGTGTGGCGGAACCAGTGGTCGCCGATGCGCTCGGCGTCCGCGACGGGCTGGGCGACACGGAGGCGCTCTGCGAGGCGCCGGACACGGCGTCCGTCTCCTTGTCGTCCACCAGGTCCGACGCGCCCGGGGTGCCCACGGCGACGTCCTCGCTCGCTCGCCCGGTGAGCTGGTTCGCGACGACGGCGGTGGGCACGGTGAGCGCGACGACGGCCGCCGCCGCGAGCAGTACGCGAGTGCGGGCGGACGCGCGCCGCCAGCGGTTGCCCGAGGCGGCGGGCACGACCAGGTGCTCACGCTCCAGGTCGGCCGGGGGTGCGGGCTCGGGCTCGGGTTCCGGCTCGCGCCCGCGCTCGGGCACAGAAGCCGGATCCGGAGCAGGAGCAGGCGCAGGAACAGCAGCAGCCTGAGCGGGAACAGCAGGAACAACAGGGGCGGAAACAGGAGCCGCCCCGCTCTCCGCCTTCCCGCGCCGCCGCGCCGCCTCTGCGACGATCCACCGCCGATGCAGCTCCACGAGTTCATCGGACGTGGCCCCACACAGCCGGGCCAACCGTTCCACTGACCCGTACTCGTTGGGGACGGCGTCCCCGTTGCAGTACCGATGGAGCGTCGACGTGCTGACGTGCAGTTTCGCGGCGAGCACCCCGTAA
It contains:
- a CDS encoding helix-turn-helix domain-containing protein, with the translated sequence MATPEAEDFAALLKELKDRSGRSYGVLAAKLHVSTSTLHRYCNGDAVPNEYGSVERLARLCGATSDELVELHRRWIVAEAARRRGKAESGAAPVSAPVVPAVPAQAAAVPAPAPAPDPASVPERGREPEPEPEPAPPADLEREHLVVPAASGNRWRRASARTRVLLAAAAVVALTVPTAVVANQLTGRASEDVAVGTPGASDLVDDKETDAVSGASQSASVSPSPSRTPSASATTGSATPSTAPSKPASPEAGSAPKTDTGRPPTVTISSYNWEEPCGQYYLLDQNADVVPPPPVPQDTRGWARALGGVDGGQMLLELTVQGTSEQAVVLKDLNVRVLNRRAPLKRSAFSMGEGCGSGIEPQSFDIGLDNSRPTLTPVAGKQGDKKIPAKGFPFRVSSNDVEVFDLDAHVEGHDVSWYLELEWSSGGRTGTLRIDDGGQPFRTSSIAGRPEYRYDRDSSKWEIV